The following are encoded in a window of Scophthalmus maximus strain ysfricsl-2021 chromosome 6, ASM2237912v1, whole genome shotgun sequence genomic DNA:
- the LOC118309284 gene encoding cytokine-inducible SH2-containing protein-like gives MVARASTISHHEECEGSCCPHPPPPCWDPAEDLRCIATTFQYLQTSGWYWGSISASEAREALLTKSEGTFLVRDSSHPQFVLALSVKTSCGPTSVRIEYSRGCFWLDSISPGLPRLQSFPDILSLIQHYKSSGHTAQDQASNGIHTKTKPNPASGVALKLTNPLHKPEAFPSLQHLARLTLNRHTNCPDHLPLPNPLLRYLQDYPFDI, from the exons ATGGTTGCCCGGGCCTCGACCATTTCACATCATGAGGAGTGTGAAGGTTCTTGCTGTCCACATCCCCCTCCTCCGTGCTGGGACCCAGCAGAGGACCTCCGCTGCATCGCCACCACCTTCCAGTATCTACAGACCTCAG GCTGGTACTGGGGTTCTATCTCAGCGAGTGAGGCTCGGGAAGCTCTCCTGACAAAGTCTGAAGGCACGTTCCTGGTGCGGGACAGCAGCCACCCTCAGTTTGTGCTGGCGCTGTCGGTGAAGACCAGCTGTGGACCTACAAGTGTACGAATAGAGTACAGCAGGGGCTGCTTCTGGCTGGACTCCATCTCCCCTGGTCTGCCTCGCCTGCAGTCCTTCCCAGACATTCTCAGCCTCATACAACACTACAAGAGCTCAGGCCACACAGCACAGGACCAGGCATCTAATGGCATTCACACCAAAACAAAGCCCAACCCTGCCAGTGGAGTCGCTTTGAAGCTGACGAACCCCTTACACAAACCAGAGGCCTTCCCTTCGTTGCAGCACCTGGCGCGCCTCACcctcaacagacacacaaactgtcCCGACCACCTGCCACTCCCAAACCCTCTGCTGCGCTACCTGCAGGACTACCCCTTTGACATTTGA
- the LOC118309272 gene encoding twinfilin-2 isoform X1 has protein sequence MSHQTGINATSELKEFLARAKGGAIRIMKIVIRNEALVLESFREPAHSWDKDYDQCLLPLLTPQDPSYILYRLDSQNVQGYEWIFIAWSPDQSPVRQKMMYAATRATLKKEFGGGHIKDEMFGTVEEDVCFQGYLRHMSSCSSPAPLTVAEQELHQIKVTEDKVVWDERRRTGTPTARAKVTMEFGLDKRAQALQGLAFPLQEEAKRALQQLKQKRINYIQLRLDVEQETIGLVHTKPTETHELPYRIPTDSPRYHFFIFKHSHQGQLQEALVFIYSMPGYTCSIKERMLYSSCKNRLLDEVERDYQLEVTKKMEIDCGDGLTEDFLYEEVHPMEHTLKQAFAKPRGPGGKRGNKRLIKGAGENGEDS, from the exons ATGTCACACCAAACTGGAATTAACG CAACATCTGAGCTGAAAGAGTTTCTGGCCCGGGCGAAGGGAGGTGCCATCAGAATAATGAAGATTGTCATCAGAAATG AGGCGTTGGTGCTAGAGTCATTCAGAGAGCCTGCACACAGCTGGGACAAAGACTACGACCAGTGCCTGCTTCCTCTGCTCACGCCTCAGGACCCTTCCTACATCCTCTATCGTCTGGACTCCCAGAACGTCCAGGGATACGAGTGGATCTTCATCGCATGGTCACCTGACCAATCACCA GTGAGGCAAAAGATGATGTATGCAGCAACCCGTGCCACACTGAAGAAGGAGTTTGGAGGAGGTCATAtcaaagatgaaatgtttggcACAGTTGAG GAGGACGTGTGCTTCCAGGGATACCTCCGACACATGTCGTCctgctcctctccagctcctctcacCGTAGCCGAGCAGGAACTGCATCAAATTAAAGTCACAGAG GATAAAGTTGTATGG GATGAACGTAGACGAACTGGGACACCAACAGCACGAGCAAAG GTTACAATGGAGTTCGGCTTAGACAAGAGGGCGCAGGCTCTTCAGGGCCTTGCGTTCCCGTTACAAGAAGAGGCCAAACGAGCTCTGCAGCAACTCAAACAGAAACGCATCAACTACATACAGCTG AGGCTGGACGTAGAGCAAGAGACCATCGGACTGGTTCACACCAAACCTACGGAGACCCACGAGCTTCCCTACAGGATTCCCACAGATTCCCCCAGATACCACTTCTTCATCTTCAAACATTCCCACCAGGGCCAGCTGCAGGAGGCGTTGG TGTTCATATATTCGATGCCTGGATATACCTGCAGTATCAAAGAGCGGATGTTGTACTCCAGCTGTAAGAACAGGCTACTGGATGAGGTGGAGAGAGACTACCAGCTGGAGGTCACTAAAAAG ATGGAGATAGACTGTGGCGATGGCCTGACAGAGGACTTCCTGTACGAGGAGGTCCATCCGATGGAGCACACCCTAAAGCAGGCCTTTGCCAAGCCACGAGGACCAGGAGGCAAGAGAGGCAACAAGCGCCTCATCAAGGGTGCAGGGGAGAACGGGGAAGACAGTTag
- the LOC118309280 gene encoding transforming protein RhoA, whose product MAAIRKKLVIVGDGACGKTCLLIVFSKDQFPEVYVPTVFENYVADIEVDGKQVELALWDTAGQEDYDRLRPLSYPDTDVILMCFSIDSPDSLENIPEKWTPEVKHFCPNVPIILVGNKKDLRNDEHTRRELAKMKQEPVKPEDGRDMANRISAFGYMECSAKTKDGVREVFEMATRAALQARRGKKSSKCVLL is encoded by the exons ATGGCAGCAATCAGGAAAAAGCTGGTCATAGTGGGAGACGGAGCCTGTGGGAAGACGTGTCTGCTCATCGTGTTCAGCAAGGACCAGTTTCCGGAGGTCTACGTGCCCACGGTCTTCGAGAACTACGTCGCCGACATCGAAGTTGATGGCAAACAG GTGGAGTTAGCGCTTTGGGATACAGCAGGTCAAGAAGACTATGACAGACTGCGTCCACTCTCTTATCCAGACACCGATGTCATTCTCATGTGCTTCTCCATTGACAGTCCTGACAGTCTGG AGAACATCCCGGAGAAGTGGACCCCCGAGGTGAAACACTTCTGCCCCAATGTTCCCATTATACTGGTGGGAAATAAAAAGGACCTGCGTAACGATGAGCACACCCGGAGGGAGCTCGCCAAAATGAAGCAG GAACCTGTGAAACCAGAGGATGGACGGGACATGGCCAACCGGATCAGTGCCTTTGGATACATGGAgtgttctgcaaaaacaaaggATGGTGTGAGGGAAGTGTTTGAGATGGCCACCAGGGCTGCACTACAGGCCAGGCGGGGAAAGAAGAGCAGTAAATGTGTCCTACTGTAA
- the LOC118309272 gene encoding WD repeat-containing protein 82 isoform X2 — translation MKITDSALRSFRVARTYRENSQKVNCVDYSPNGENAISSSDDDCIVLYDIHEGRPQRTLFSKKYGVDLIRYTHGDAETVVYSSNKLDDTIRYLSLSDNKYIRYFPGHTARVIALSMSPVDDTFISGSWDETIRIWDLRSPNCQGLTHPLGKPFCSFDPDGLIFAAGVESQAIKLYDLRAFDKGPFATFEMRLNRVCDWTGLKFSSDGKQILISTNGGMILVLNAFSGSVLHTFSGYNNSRGISLEACFTPDSQFVMIGSEDGRVHVWSTESGMKVAVLDGKHPGPINTLQFNPRFMTFASACTNMTFWLPCVDD, via the exons ATGAAGATCACAGACAGTGCGCTGCGGAGCTTCAGGGTCGCCAGGACTTACAGAGAGAACTCCCAGAAGGTCAACTGTGTGGACTACAGCCCGAACGGGGAAAATGCGATATCAAGCAGCGACGACGACTGCATTGTGTTGTACGACATACACGAGGGAAG accTCAACGCACTCTGTTCAGCAAGAAGTATGGAGTAGACCTGATCCGCTACACACACGGAGATGCAGAGACGGTGGTTTACAGCTCCAACAAACTGGATG ATACCATACGATACCTGTCTCTGAGTGACAACAAGTACATCCGGTATTTCCCTGGCCACACTGCTAG GGTTATTGCTCTCTCTATGTCACCAGTGGACGATACGTTTATCTCAGGCTCGTGGGATGAGACGATACGAATCTGGGACCTGCGCTCTCCAAACTGTCAA ggttTGACTCATCCACTGGGGAAACCCTTCTGTTCCTTTGACCCTGATGGGCTGATATTTGCTGCTGGGGTAGAATCACAGGCCATTAAATTGTACGACCTTCGTGCTTTTGACAAG GGTCCATTTGCCACCTTTGAGATGAGGTTGAATCGTGTCTGTGACTGGACTGGACTCAAATTCAGTAGTGATGGGAAACAGATCCTGATCTCTACTAATGGAGGGATGATTCTTGTCCTTAATGCTTTCAGTGGATCTGTGCTGCACACTTTTTCC GGCTACAACAACAGTAGAGGCATCTCCCTGGAGGCGTGCTTCACTCCAGACTCACAGTTTGTCATGATCG GTTCCGAGGACGGGAGAGTCCACGTTTGGAGCACTGAGAGCGGGATGAAGGTGGCCGTGCTGGATGGGAAACATCCGGGACCCATCAACACTCTGCAGTTTAATCCCAGATTCATGACGTTTGCCAGTGCCTGCACTAACATG ACCTTTTGGCTTCCGTGTGTTGATGACTAG
- the LOC118309272 gene encoding uncharacterized protein LOC118309272 isoform X3, with protein MKITDSALRSFRVARTYRENSQKVNCVDYSPNGENAISSSDDDCIVLYDIHEGRPQRTLFSKKYGVDLIRYTHGDAETVVYSSNKLDDTIRYLSLSDNKYIRYFPGHTARVIALSMSPVDDTFISGSWDETIRIWDLRSPNCQGLTHPLGKPFCSFDPDGLIFAAGVESQAIKLYDLRAFDKGPFATFEMRLNRVCDWTGLKFSSDGKQILISTNGGMILVLNAFSGSVLHTFSGYNNSRGISLEACFTPDSQFVMIGSEDGRVHVWSTESGMKVAVLDGKHPGPINTLQFNPRFMTFASACTNMALVLESFREPAHSWDKDYDQCLLPLLTPQDPSYILYRLDSQNVQGYEWIFIAWSPDQSPVRQKMMYAATRATLKKEFGGGHIKDEMFGTVEEDVCFQGYLRHMSSCSSPAPLTVAEQELHQIKVTEDKVVWDERRRTGTPTARAKVTMEFGLDKRAQALQGLAFPLQEEAKRALQQLKQKRINYIQLRLDVEQETIGLVHTKPTETHELPYRIPTDSPRYHFFIFKHSHQGQLQEALVFIYSMPGYTCSIKERMLYSSCKNRLLDEVERDYQLEVTKKMEIDCGDGLTEDFLYEEVHPMEHTLKQAFAKPRGPGGKRGNKRLIKGAGENGEDS; from the exons ATGAAGATCACAGACAGTGCGCTGCGGAGCTTCAGGGTCGCCAGGACTTACAGAGAGAACTCCCAGAAGGTCAACTGTGTGGACTACAGCCCGAACGGGGAAAATGCGATATCAAGCAGCGACGACGACTGCATTGTGTTGTACGACATACACGAGGGAAG accTCAACGCACTCTGTTCAGCAAGAAGTATGGAGTAGACCTGATCCGCTACACACACGGAGATGCAGAGACGGTGGTTTACAGCTCCAACAAACTGGATG ATACCATACGATACCTGTCTCTGAGTGACAACAAGTACATCCGGTATTTCCCTGGCCACACTGCTAG GGTTATTGCTCTCTCTATGTCACCAGTGGACGATACGTTTATCTCAGGCTCGTGGGATGAGACGATACGAATCTGGGACCTGCGCTCTCCAAACTGTCAA ggttTGACTCATCCACTGGGGAAACCCTTCTGTTCCTTTGACCCTGATGGGCTGATATTTGCTGCTGGGGTAGAATCACAGGCCATTAAATTGTACGACCTTCGTGCTTTTGACAAG GGTCCATTTGCCACCTTTGAGATGAGGTTGAATCGTGTCTGTGACTGGACTGGACTCAAATTCAGTAGTGATGGGAAACAGATCCTGATCTCTACTAATGGAGGGATGATTCTTGTCCTTAATGCTTTCAGTGGATCTGTGCTGCACACTTTTTCC GGCTACAACAACAGTAGAGGCATCTCCCTGGAGGCGTGCTTCACTCCAGACTCACAGTTTGTCATGATCG GTTCCGAGGACGGGAGAGTCCACGTTTGGAGCACTGAGAGCGGGATGAAGGTGGCCGTGCTGGATGGGAAACATCCGGGACCCATCAACACTCTGCAGTTTAATCCCAGATTCATGACGTTTGCCAGTGCCTGCACTAACATG GCGTTGGTGCTAGAGTCATTCAGAGAGCCTGCACACAGCTGGGACAAAGACTACGACCAGTGCCTGCTTCCTCTGCTCACGCCTCAGGACCCTTCCTACATCCTCTATCGTCTGGACTCCCAGAACGTCCAGGGATACGAGTGGATCTTCATCGCATGGTCACCTGACCAATCACCA GTGAGGCAAAAGATGATGTATGCAGCAACCCGTGCCACACTGAAGAAGGAGTTTGGAGGAGGTCATAtcaaagatgaaatgtttggcACAGTTGAG GAGGACGTGTGCTTCCAGGGATACCTCCGACACATGTCGTCctgctcctctccagctcctctcacCGTAGCCGAGCAGGAACTGCATCAAATTAAAGTCACAGAG GATAAAGTTGTATGG GATGAACGTAGACGAACTGGGACACCAACAGCACGAGCAAAG GTTACAATGGAGTTCGGCTTAGACAAGAGGGCGCAGGCTCTTCAGGGCCTTGCGTTCCCGTTACAAGAAGAGGCCAAACGAGCTCTGCAGCAACTCAAACAGAAACGCATCAACTACATACAGCTG AGGCTGGACGTAGAGCAAGAGACCATCGGACTGGTTCACACCAAACCTACGGAGACCCACGAGCTTCCCTACAGGATTCCCACAGATTCCCCCAGATACCACTTCTTCATCTTCAAACATTCCCACCAGGGCCAGCTGCAGGAGGCGTTGG TGTTCATATATTCGATGCCTGGATATACCTGCAGTATCAAAGAGCGGATGTTGTACTCCAGCTGTAAGAACAGGCTACTGGATGAGGTGGAGAGAGACTACCAGCTGGAGGTCACTAAAAAG ATGGAGATAGACTGTGGCGATGGCCTGACAGAGGACTTCCTGTACGAGGAGGTCCATCCGATGGAGCACACCCTAAAGCAGGCCTTTGCCAAGCCACGAGGACCAGGAGGCAAGAGAGGCAACAAGCGCCTCATCAAGGGTGCAGGGGAGAACGGGGAAGACAGTTag